In Saccharothrix violaceirubra, the following are encoded in one genomic region:
- a CDS encoding ABC transporter substrate-binding protein — protein sequence MTRTRAALVAIAAVAATALAACTGTGGGGAAPTDAAGAPQIDELKAGVFLDVTSWDPANADIGFDGPYLSAVYDPLVSLDKDGKPVPGLATSWEWSADRLTLSLKLRTDAQFEDGQKFDSAAAVANIDHLKKGVRSGQAYLNVASAEAKGPDAVDLKLSKRDDALLYQMGLGRSWMASPAAIQANSLVNAPVGSGPYTYDKALSAPQSQYVFNKKDKHWDSATFPFPKVTLFPITDQTAAFNGMLSGQLNMQFANAANLPKAKENNWNVASKAASWVGVQFADRTGGQVKALGDQKVRQAISYAFDSAGILSAVAAGSGTVTNQVFSVDAQVYDKSMNDKYKTDMAKAKALLKEAGYADGFSVKMPMSPIFAAWQPVATQTFTELGIKVEWVDMAMPDYQKNAPTYPMFLAVIALAGNDMATLTDQVTTAQWYNPNPAVDAFPEVKALVEQVEKAEPGDAQTALLKQLNTKLVDLAWWSPWYQADNTYFSVQGIKVTPMTGMMFPTLRFIQRG from the coding sequence ATGACGAGGACACGAGCGGCCCTGGTCGCTATCGCCGCGGTGGCGGCCACCGCGCTCGCCGCATGTACCGGCACCGGTGGCGGCGGTGCCGCCCCCACGGACGCCGCGGGTGCCCCGCAGATCGACGAGTTGAAGGCCGGCGTCTTCCTCGACGTGACGTCCTGGGACCCGGCCAACGCCGACATCGGCTTCGACGGCCCGTACCTGTCGGCCGTGTACGACCCGCTGGTCTCCCTGGACAAGGACGGCAAGCCGGTCCCGGGCCTGGCGACCTCGTGGGAGTGGTCGGCGGACCGCCTCACGCTGAGCCTGAAGCTGCGCACCGACGCCCAGTTCGAGGACGGCCAGAAGTTCGACTCCGCGGCGGCCGTCGCGAACATCGACCACCTCAAGAAGGGCGTCCGCTCCGGTCAGGCGTACCTGAACGTGGCGAGCGCCGAGGCCAAGGGCCCGGACGCGGTCGACCTGAAGCTGTCCAAGCGGGACGACGCGCTGCTCTACCAGATGGGCCTCGGCCGCAGCTGGATGGCGTCCCCGGCCGCCATCCAGGCCAACTCGCTGGTCAACGCGCCGGTGGGCTCCGGTCCGTACACGTACGACAAGGCGCTGTCCGCGCCGCAGTCCCAGTACGTCTTCAACAAGAAGGACAAGCACTGGGACTCCGCCACCTTCCCCTTCCCGAAGGTGACGCTGTTCCCGATCACGGACCAGACCGCGGCGTTCAACGGCATGCTCTCCGGCCAGCTCAACATGCAGTTCGCGAACGCGGCGAACCTGCCCAAGGCCAAGGAGAACAACTGGAACGTGGCCTCGAAGGCCGCGTCCTGGGTGGGCGTCCAGTTCGCCGACCGCACCGGTGGCCAGGTCAAGGCCCTGGGCGACCAGAAGGTCCGCCAGGCGATCAGCTACGCGTTCGACTCGGCGGGCATCCTGTCCGCGGTGGCCGCCGGCTCCGGCACCGTCACCAACCAGGTGTTCTCGGTGGACGCGCAGGTCTACGACAAGTCGATGAACGACAAGTACAAGACCGACATGGCCAAGGCCAAGGCGCTGCTGAAGGAAGCCGGCTACGCCGACGGCTTCTCGGTCAAGATGCCGATGTCGCCGATCTTCGCCGCGTGGCAGCCGGTCGCGACCCAGACGTTCACCGAGCTGGGCATCAAGGTCGAGTGGGTCGACATGGCCATGCCCGACTACCAGAAGAACGCCCCGACCTACCCGATGTTCCTCGCGGTGATCGCGCTGGCGGGTAACGACATGGCGACGCTGACCGACCAGGTGACCACCGCCCAGTGGTACAACCCGAACCCGGCCGTCGACGCCTTCCCCGAGGTCAAGGCCCTGGTGGAGCAGGTCGAGAAGGCCGAGCCCGGCGACGCCCAGACCGCGCTGCTCAAGCAGCTCAACACCAAGCTGGTCGACCTGGCGTGGTGGAGCCCGTGGTACCAGGCCGACAACACCTACTTCAGCGTGCAGGGCATCAAGGTCACTCCGATGACCGGCATGATGTTCCCGACGCTGCGGTTCATCCAGCGCGGCTGA
- a CDS encoding zinc-binding dehydrogenase, with translation MTVPTSTRAAVLTEHGKPLTLTELPLPSEIEPGAALVRVSCATLCGTDVEIWSGKMSFPGMLPMVLGHEMVGEVVAVGEGTRDALGRDVTVGSRIGWSESTCGECYGCVILREPVACSRRGYGFLQRSDVHPYATAGLCEYAYVVPRSAKLLLPEALPDTWTAMAGCAAKTVLRAFSYVGGLTGKKVVVQGSGALGVFATAVAHISGAAQVITVGAPESRLTLAREFGASDTVDIALGSDGIVERVREVTGGHGADLVLDFAGAPTVGVEAVNMAAQRGHVVIVGSTGPVGAPLALGTIMGKELTVHGSLNGDISDYHKAIEFFSAFTDRMPWNDLFGSPVGLSAASERIEAMHRLDEVKAVIDPRLA, from the coding sequence ATGACCGTCCCGACTTCCACCCGAGCGGCGGTGCTGACCGAGCACGGCAAGCCGCTGACCCTCACCGAACTCCCCCTCCCGAGCGAGATCGAGCCCGGTGCGGCCCTGGTCCGCGTCTCGTGCGCCACGCTCTGCGGCACCGACGTGGAGATCTGGTCCGGCAAGATGAGCTTCCCGGGCATGCTGCCCATGGTGCTCGGCCACGAGATGGTCGGCGAGGTCGTCGCCGTCGGCGAGGGCACCCGCGACGCGCTCGGCCGAGACGTCACCGTCGGCTCCCGCATCGGCTGGTCCGAGTCGACCTGCGGCGAGTGTTACGGCTGCGTGATCCTGCGCGAGCCGGTGGCCTGCTCGCGTCGTGGCTACGGCTTCCTCCAGCGCTCCGACGTACACCCGTACGCCACCGCCGGCCTGTGCGAGTACGCCTACGTCGTGCCCCGCTCGGCCAAGCTGCTGCTGCCCGAGGCCCTGCCGGACACCTGGACGGCCATGGCCGGCTGCGCGGCCAAGACCGTGCTCCGGGCGTTCTCCTACGTCGGCGGCCTGACCGGCAAGAAGGTCGTCGTCCAGGGTTCCGGCGCGCTGGGCGTGTTCGCCACGGCCGTCGCCCACATCTCCGGCGCGGCCCAGGTCATCACGGTCGGTGCGCCCGAGTCCCGGCTCACGCTGGCCCGCGAGTTCGGCGCGAGCGACACCGTGGACATCGCGCTGGGCTCCGACGGCATCGTCGAGCGGGTCCGCGAGGTGACCGGCGGCCACGGCGCCGACCTGGTCCTGGACTTCGCCGGTGCGCCCACCGTCGGCGTCGAGGCCGTGAACATGGCCGCGCAGCGCGGCCACGTCGTGATCGTCGGCAGCACCGGCCCGGTCGGCGCCCCGCTCGCGCTGGGCACGATCATGGGCAAGGAGCTGACCGTGCACGGCTCCCTCAACGGCGACATCTCGGACTACCACAAGGCGATCGAGTTCTTCTCCGCCTTCACCGACCGCATGCCCTGGAACGACCTGTTCGGCTCCCCCGTCGGCCTGTCCGCCGCGTCCGAGCGCATCGAGGCGATGCACCGGCTCGACGAGGTCAAGGCCGTCATCGACCCCCGTCTCGCCTGA
- a CDS encoding methyltransferase, protein MTVPTPDRIVDIAIGYMGAKQLFAASRVGLFKALADGPRSAAELAATTGISEKFARILADAMNAKGLLNREEGRYSLAEDAAEYLGGNGATDLAPFLGFLNEISYGHWLQFDNTVDTTTPGDLQMDEGRWAVFMAGVMRYNSLHAEQLSRGFDFSGYRSLLDLGGLSPEFAVGALKANPELTARFVFDPSATQGITDALAANGFTDRATIEPAATDTAAPGGDHDLVMVNHVIHRFDAEQNKVILANARAAAKEGATLLLLDFFLDDDARQRPIDALHAGEYFVIDGTVVYLESEVRDWLTATGWKAREVLSLPGSPRVLVAEAV, encoded by the coding sequence ATGACCGTCCCTACCCCGGACCGCATCGTCGACATCGCGATCGGCTACATGGGTGCCAAGCAGCTGTTCGCCGCGTCCCGCGTCGGCCTGTTCAAGGCCCTGGCCGACGGCCCCCGCTCGGCCGCCGAGCTGGCCGCGACGACCGGCATCAGCGAGAAGTTCGCCCGCATCCTCGCCGACGCGATGAACGCGAAGGGTTTGCTGAACCGCGAGGAAGGTCGTTACTCCCTTGCGGAGGACGCCGCGGAATACCTTGGTGGCAATGGTGCAACCGATCTCGCACCGTTCCTCGGCTTCCTGAACGAGATCAGCTACGGCCATTGGTTGCAATTCGACAACACGGTGGACACGACCACGCCGGGCGACTTGCAGATGGACGAAGGTCGCTGGGCCGTGTTCATGGCGGGCGTGATGCGTTACAACTCGCTGCACGCCGAGCAGCTCTCCCGCGGGTTCGACTTCTCGGGGTACCGCTCGCTGCTGGACCTGGGTGGTCTGTCGCCCGAGTTCGCGGTCGGCGCGCTCAAGGCCAATCCGGAACTGACGGCCCGCTTCGTCTTCGACCCGTCGGCCACGCAGGGCATCACCGACGCCCTCGCCGCGAACGGCTTCACCGACCGGGCGACCATCGAACCGGCGGCCACCGACACCGCCGCTCCGGGCGGTGACCACGACCTTGTCATGGTCAACCACGTCATCCACCGCTTCGACGCGGAGCAGAACAAGGTCATCCTGGCCAACGCGCGCGCCGCCGCGAAGGAGGGTGCGACGCTCCTGCTGCTCGACTTCTTCCTCGACGACGACGCCCGCCAGCGGCCGATCGACGCCCTGCACGCGGGCGAGTACTTCGTCATCGACGGCACGGTGGTCTACCTCGAGTCCGAGGTGCGGGACTGGCTGACGGCCACCGGCTGGAAGGCGCGCGAGGTGCTCTCGCTGCCGGGCAGCCCGCGCGTGCTCGTCGCCGAAGCGGTCTGA
- a CDS encoding SDR family NAD(P)-dependent oxidoreductase yields MTSARTVLVTGGAGGIGRAIVSAFAALGDDVVLADVAGAAEAAAELGVRGVTADITDEDSIAKALDEAGPVDVLVNNAGLLTIHGGLLELPAADMLRILQVNVQGTFLITQQVARRMVERGQGGVVVNLSSIGGRQPTPGMGGYESSKAAVDALTRWSAIELAQHGIRVNAVAPGPVLTPMLAMGLPEGSPAREAWLARIPLRQLAAVEQVAAAVVFLASANAAHITGTSLPVDGGQLLV; encoded by the coding sequence ATGACCTCTGCCCGCACCGTCCTGGTCACCGGAGGCGCCGGCGGCATCGGCCGCGCGATCGTCTCCGCGTTCGCCGCCCTGGGTGACGACGTCGTCCTGGCCGACGTCGCCGGCGCCGCCGAGGCCGCCGCCGAGCTGGGTGTGCGCGGCGTGACCGCGGACATCACCGACGAGGACTCGATCGCCAAGGCGCTGGACGAGGCCGGCCCGGTCGACGTGCTCGTCAACAACGCGGGCCTGCTGACCATCCACGGCGGCCTGCTGGAGCTGCCCGCCGCGGACATGCTGCGCATCCTCCAGGTCAACGTGCAGGGCACGTTCCTCATCACCCAGCAGGTCGCCCGCCGCATGGTCGAGCGCGGCCAGGGCGGTGTGGTGGTCAACCTGTCCTCCATCGGCGGTCGTCAGCCCACCCCGGGCATGGGCGGCTACGAGAGCAGCAAGGCCGCGGTCGACGCGCTCACCCGGTGGTCGGCCATCGAACTCGCCCAGCACGGTATCCGCGTGAACGCGGTCGCGCCCGGCCCGGTGCTCACCCCGATGCTGGCCATGGGCCTGCCCGAGGGCTCCCCCGCCCGCGAGGCGTGGCTGGCCCGCATCCCGCTGCGGCAGCTCGCGGCCGTCGAGCAGGTCGCGGCGGCCGTCGTGTTCCTGGCGAGCGCGAACGCCGCCCACATCACCGGCACCAGCCTGCCCGTCGACGGCGGCCAGCTGCTGGTCTGA
- a CDS encoding aldo/keto reductase, whose amino-acid sequence MSPLPRRRLGTTDLDVSALSLGSWHTYDRMDFADAVTMIRTAVDAGVNLFDVGVYSVPPMPPVFTDVIWNSIMRASGIPRDEYLVSAKLWLEGFGENGFRPQLENAFLRGGFDVADLVILGDIRTEGVVLEDFVEDLGALTKAGLIRAWGVNNWSATNIRRLREIAAERGLPGPVIAQLKYSIGRRSIPDGEPFGALFADGFAMQASDVLEGGILAGSTGQSREIGRDPGGVREAMREQVAGIAEVAEQLGTSPARLAVAFTLTHPANVTTLFGATKLTQLEDNLAAAELVERVGAEELRALVEPFWVDRGIVDPEGP is encoded by the coding sequence GTGTCCCCACTTCCCCGCCGACGCCTCGGCACGACCGACCTGGACGTGTCCGCGCTCTCGCTCGGCTCCTGGCACACCTACGACCGGATGGACTTCGCCGACGCGGTCACCATGATCCGCACGGCCGTCGACGCCGGTGTCAACCTGTTCGACGTGGGCGTGTACAGCGTCCCGCCGATGCCGCCGGTGTTCACCGACGTCATCTGGAACTCGATCATGCGCGCCTCGGGCATCCCGCGTGACGAGTACCTGGTCTCGGCCAAGCTGTGGCTGGAGGGCTTCGGCGAGAACGGGTTCCGCCCGCAGTTGGAGAACGCCTTCCTGCGCGGCGGCTTCGACGTCGCCGACCTGGTGATCCTCGGCGACATCCGCACCGAGGGCGTCGTCCTGGAGGACTTCGTCGAGGACCTGGGCGCGCTGACCAAGGCCGGTCTCATCCGCGCCTGGGGCGTCAACAACTGGTCCGCGACCAACATCCGCCGGCTGCGCGAGATCGCGGCCGAGCGCGGTCTGCCCGGCCCGGTGATCGCCCAGCTCAAGTACAGCATCGGCCGTCGGTCCATTCCGGACGGTGAGCCGTTCGGCGCGCTGTTCGCCGACGGGTTCGCGATGCAGGCCTCCGACGTGCTGGAAGGCGGCATCCTGGCCGGCAGCACCGGCCAGAGCCGCGAGATCGGCCGCGACCCCGGCGGCGTGCGGGAGGCCATGCGCGAGCAGGTCGCCGGCATCGCCGAGGTCGCCGAGCAGCTGGGCACCAGCCCGGCGCGGCTCGCGGTCGCGTTCACGCTGACCCACCCGGCCAACGTCACCACGCTGTTCGGCGCGACCAAGCTGACGCAGCTGGAGGACAACCTGGCCGCCGCCGAGCTGGTCGAGCGGGTCGGCGCCGAGGAGCTGCGCGCGCTGGTCGAGCCGTTCTGGGTCGACCGCGGCATCGTCGACCCCGAGGGGCCGTGA
- a CDS encoding alpha/beta hydrolase: MSEEPAVTHTPVPFDPEIEAALAQIVQPDAPPFTPESIPAMRAGMAAMFPPAAEQVGDAPVDVVERTIPGPEGAPDLEITIISPRGLTGPVPGLYNIHGGGMMVGHRNMDVGRLLALVLELNVVAVNVEYRLAPEHPDPAPVEDCYAGLVWTAANAAELNIDPTRIVVMGGSAGGGLSAGVALLARDRQGPALAGQLLLCPMIDDTNTTIASKQYSGIGTWTRESNIAGWNSLLGDKVGTDEVSPYAAPTRAKDLSNLPPALIEVGSAEPFRDEDTEYATRIWATGGNAELHVWSGAFHGFDMYVPDWNVTKIALEVRTNWLRRVLGLGAA; this comes from the coding sequence ATGAGCGAGGAGCCCGCCGTGACCCACACCCCCGTCCCGTTCGACCCCGAGATCGAGGCGGCGCTGGCGCAGATCGTGCAGCCGGACGCACCGCCGTTCACGCCCGAGAGCATCCCCGCGATGCGCGCGGGCATGGCCGCGATGTTCCCGCCCGCCGCCGAGCAGGTCGGCGACGCGCCGGTCGACGTCGTCGAGCGGACGATCCCCGGCCCCGAGGGCGCACCCGACCTGGAGATCACGATCATCTCCCCGCGCGGCCTCACCGGCCCGGTGCCCGGCCTCTACAACATCCACGGCGGCGGCATGATGGTCGGCCACCGCAACATGGACGTCGGCCGGCTGCTGGCCCTGGTGCTGGAGCTGAACGTCGTCGCGGTCAACGTCGAGTACCGGCTCGCCCCCGAGCACCCGGACCCGGCGCCGGTCGAGGACTGCTACGCGGGCCTGGTGTGGACGGCGGCCAACGCGGCCGAGCTGAACATCGACCCCACGCGCATCGTGGTCATGGGCGGCAGCGCCGGCGGCGGCCTGTCCGCCGGCGTGGCCCTGCTGGCCCGCGACCGGCAGGGTCCGGCGCTGGCCGGGCAGCTGCTGCTGTGCCCGATGATCGACGACACCAACACGACGATCGCCAGCAAGCAGTACAGCGGCATCGGCACCTGGACCCGCGAGTCCAACATCGCGGGCTGGAACTCGTTGCTGGGCGACAAGGTCGGCACGGACGAGGTGTCGCCGTACGCGGCGCCCACCCGCGCCAAGGACCTGTCCAACCTGCCGCCCGCGCTCATCGAGGTCGGCAGCGCGGAGCCGTTCCGCGACGAGGACACCGAGTACGCCACGCGGATCTGGGCGACCGGCGGCAACGCCGAGCTGCACGTGTGGAGCGGCGCGTTCCACGGGTTCGACATGTACGTGCCGGACTGGAACGTCACCAAGATCGCGTTGGAGGTCCGCACCAACTGGCTGCGGCGCGTGCTGGGTCTGGGGGCGGCGTGA
- a CDS encoding alpha/beta hydrolase: protein MVEQIPLRADTILANRDHFAGIIPPIEVIVGDSPVVVEDRTVPGPEGQPDIVVTIVRPREAVENAPGLYLIHGGGMVLGTRHFGIDGLIADVLEFGAVGVSVEYRLAPEHPAPAAVEDCYAGLVWFAEHAAELGVDPSRIVVMGASAGGGLSAGVSLLARDRQGPAIAGQLLQCPMIDDRNVNVSTLQYDGLGAWDRNNNDTAWNAILGELRHTDDASPYQVPTRMTDLSNLPPAYVDVGAADIFRDEATDYALRIWATGGQAELHIWAGGYHGFAGFSPDALVSRAAAASRLSWLRRILRTP, encoded by the coding sequence ATGGTCGAGCAGATCCCGCTGCGCGCGGACACGATCCTGGCCAACCGGGACCACTTCGCCGGGATCATCCCGCCGATCGAGGTCATCGTCGGCGACAGCCCGGTCGTGGTCGAGGACCGCACGGTCCCCGGCCCCGAGGGTCAGCCCGACATCGTGGTGACGATCGTCCGGCCGCGTGAGGCGGTCGAGAACGCGCCGGGTCTCTACCTGATCCACGGCGGCGGCATGGTCCTGGGCACCCGGCACTTCGGCATCGACGGCCTGATCGCCGACGTGCTGGAGTTCGGCGCGGTCGGCGTCTCGGTCGAGTACCGGCTGGCGCCCGAGCACCCCGCGCCCGCCGCGGTCGAGGACTGCTACGCGGGCCTGGTCTGGTTCGCCGAGCACGCCGCCGAGCTGGGCGTGGACCCGTCGCGGATCGTGGTCATGGGCGCCAGCGCCGGTGGCGGCCTGTCCGCCGGCGTGTCGCTGCTGGCCCGCGACCGGCAGGGTCCGGCGATCGCCGGGCAGCTGCTCCAGTGCCCGATGATCGACGACCGCAACGTGAACGTGTCGACGTTGCAGTACGACGGCCTCGGCGCCTGGGACCGCAACAACAACGACACCGCGTGGAACGCGATCCTCGGCGAGCTGCGGCACACCGACGACGCGTCCCCGTACCAGGTCCCGACCCGGATGACCGACCTGTCCAACCTGCCGCCGGCGTACGTCGACGTCGGCGCGGCCGACATCTTCCGCGACGAGGCGACGGACTACGCCCTGCGGATCTGGGCCACGGGCGGACAGGCCGAGCTGCACATCTGGGCGGGCGGGTACCACGGGTTCGCGGGCTTCTCGCCCGACGCCCTGGTGTCCCGTGCCGCCGCCGCGAGCCGCTTGTCGTGGC